From the genome of Danio aesculapii chromosome 16, fDanAes4.1, whole genome shotgun sequence, one region includes:
- the si:dkey-92i15.4 gene encoding dentin sialophosphoprotein has translation MSLHTGTSVCQLPESDTTSSVTQGAQTSDGTAAQSQNQPSVKPYGSAAARFKIRSAKTLTTKDLRKKSFSFESGNVEDLSQKNPSKDLNKVCTSASYTHTNIDETGKTLSKDVRMDSTPLISSEKSHVSDKSLITQADKTASDRNRGDELRRFYQSNKSKSLDWRAMNSKAGLGNTTVMTSGTRDYSHYMTRSDSSEKAETNNITSSTQENQPITYSRRIQAYNVANDGDQSSDRKVSPVSGYTSLRMNQINFAIEKASNGQSLPSRLKPRRSLDSIEDCGSLWAQQPGESSLGQTDKRIGFWTREQGLSNAEEVTGNQTIKERIDKLLGSHGKSDALSPDISFSKSMDTVDSTPSQRKNTTNPSDYIHSQQDKPSDNAEKAGTFPRRFSTTYFGPKPELSLNNDNRNDQRENPSGLSSSLSSKPKWSTESYKNTQSLLHDDNKESSKRVLTGSPKYCSQSLERTRSKLSATSQYSINRNQSAYSDSNSNTPNKDLNCLSSRIKEDILKDKQPDKETIKGLDMKENRCQGGSQVETTQPKNPLSSKAHSDVDKDGKDSVFTFKTEGRRGEGVLEKFRAQSMDSVKNTISMFESLAQQGTPKDLYSKRTLSVPEHPKPAALVRKSGSERNLHFGRSVGNRESPRTNFFNKNESNKQTEEGTLSKAPHSNSSVRVTPTFEPRQETYRKSVELVPEFKQMNESRTDRVSRQNDDVESRTAGKKHSDEPDSAIHVYSELRKFRATEEKVERPEFSQHSKRLLKQQTIHVKTEDDGDDEDEDTPINSPNSAPSTISMEKQSNTGVVKVNGTHPKVLPNQPQSSSHFQSIYSSLNHSNNNNYKIREDLTPLTTARWSSDEEDYDDEETDTDEDSDSGESSVTITSHMSQSERRSFSLSLMDLCNFGGVDYNSPDWLEDDEDLPSSRSASLSSDISVFSSVTLLSTDELDRLLDDVKSLGDDTLKKYEDVQVVVLHKEVGSGLGFTLAGGVDQNKPVTVHRIISGGVAAQEGSIFEGAQVLSINGTALQNSAHWEALRTLRKAKGQGMAVVVLQSGNSRKDVTEKTGITGRRVRVTLNKSSSDLGFSLEGGVGSSSGDKPLTIQKIFRGGPISEVFPGDELLEVQGRSLEGLMRLEAWNLIKKLPSGPVDILLHRPHQLH, from the exons ATGAGTTTGCATACTGGAACTTCTGTGTGTCAACTTCCTGAATCAGACACAACTAGCAGCGTGACTCAAGGTGCACAAACATCCGATGGAACGGCAGCACAAAGTCAAAATCAGCCATCTGTAAAGCCTTATGGCTCTGCAGCTGCTAGATTCAAAATCCGCTCTGCTAAAACACTTACTACCAAGGACCTTAGGAAGAAAAGCTTTTCTTTTGAGAGTGGAAATGTTGAAGACTTAAGTCAGAAAAATCCAAGTAAGGACCTCAACAAAGTTTGTACATCTGCTAGTTATACCCACACTAACATTGATGAGACAGGTAAAACTTTAAGTAAGGATGTACGAATGGATTCAACTCCTTTAATCAGTTCTGAAAAGAGTCATGTGAGTGATAAAAGCTTAATCACTCAGGCAGACAAGACAGCAAGTGACAGAAACAGAGGAGATGAGTTGAGGAGATTTTATCAGTCAAACAAAAGTAAAAGCTTAGACTGGAGAGCAATGAATAGCAAAGCAGGACTTGGTAACACAACTGTCATGACTAGTGGCACCAGAGATTATAGTCACTACATGACGCGATCAGATAGTTCAGAAAAAGCAGAAACAAACAACATCACTTCAAGTACACAAGAGAATCAACCCATTACCTATTCGAGGAGGATCCAGGCTTATAATGTGGCCAATGATGGTGATCAGAGCAGTGACAGAAAGGTTTCTCCAGTCTCTGGATATACATCTTTGAGAATGAACCAAATCAATTTTGCTATAGAAAAGGCAAGCAACGGTCAGTCACTCCCTTCCAGACTAAAGCCAAGACGTAGCCTAGATTCTATTGAAGATTGTGGTAGTCTCTGGGCACAGCAACCAGGGGAATCAAGTCTTGGTCAGACAGACAAGAGAATCGGATTCTGGACCAGAGAGCAAGGACTTTCTAATGCTGAGGAAGTAACTGGAAACCAAACAATAAAGGAACGAATTGATAAACTGCTTGGGTCACATGGCAAATCTGATGCTTTAAGTCCTGATATATCATTTTCCAAGTCTATGGACACTGTGGACTCCACTCCAAGTCAAAGGAAAAACACTACCAACCCTTCAGATTATATTCACAGCCAACAGGACAAGCCTTCAGACAATGCAGAAAAAGCTGGAACATTTCCTAGAAGATTTTCAACCACATATTTTGGTCCCAAGCCAGAACTCTCTTTAAATAACGACAACAGAAATGACCAAAGGGAAAATCCCTCTGGATTAAGTTCTTCATTGTCATCAAAGCCAAAGTGGAGTACAGAGAGTTACAAAAATACTCAGTCACTTCTGCATGATGACAACAAAGAATCAAGCAAAAGGGTGTTAACAGGGTCACCAAAGTACTGTAGTCAGTCATTAGAAAGGACCAGGAGTAAACTGTCAGCAACTAGTCAATACAGCATTAACAGGAACCAGTCTGCATATTCAGATAGTAATTCAAACACCCCCAACAAGGATCTCAACTGTCTTTCCAGCCGGATCAAAGAGGACATTTTGAAAGATAAACAACCAGATAAAGAAACTATCAAGGGACTGGACATGAAGGAAAACAGGTGTCAGGGTGGTTCGCAAGTGGAAACCACCCAACCCAAGAACCCGTTATCCTCAAAAGCACATAGTGACGTCGATAAAGATGGGAAAGAcagtgtttttacatttaaaactgaGGGAAGGAGAGGAGAAGGTGTACTAGAAAAGTTCCGTGCACAATCCATGGATTCTGTAAAGAATACAATCAGCATGTTTGAATCTTTGGCGCAACAAGGAACCCCAAAAGATCTTTATTCCAAAAGGACATTATCTGTACCAGAGCATCCCAAGCCTGCCGCTCTTGTGAGGAAGAGTGGCTCAGAAAGaaatcttcattttggaagatcTGTGGGGAACAGAGAAAGCCCAAGAACAAATTTCTTTAACAAAAACGAATCCAATAAGCAGACTGAAGAAGGCACTCTAAGTAAAGCTCCTCATTCAAATTCTTCTGTCAGAGTAACACCAACATTTGAACCACGTCAGGAGACTTACAGAAAGAGTGTAGAGCTTGTGccagaatttaaacaaatgaatgaatcaagaaCTGACCGAGTTAGCAGACAAAATGATGACGTTGAATCTAGGACAGCTGGTAAAAAACATAGTGACGAACCAGATTCTGCAATCCATGTTTATTCAGAGCTCAGAAAGTTCAGAGCAACGGAAGAAAAAGTGGAACGTCCAGAATTCTCTCAACACTCAAAACGTTTATTAAAGCAACAGACTATCCATGTAAAAACAgaggatgatggtgatgatgaggatgaagatACACCAATTAACTCTCCTAATAGTGCACCTAGCACAATTAGCATGGAGAAACAGAGCAACACTGGAGTCGTAAAAGTTAATGGGACCCATCCCAAAGTGCTACCCAATCAACCTCAAAGTTCCTCTCATTTCCAGTCTATCTATTCCTCACTCAACCATTctaataataacaactacaaAATAAGGGAGGATCTGACGCCACTGACTACGGCTAGGTGGAGCTCTGATGAGGAAGATTATGATGATGAGGAAACAGACACTGACGAGGACTCTGATTCAGGAGAGTCATCTGTGACCATCACAAGCCACATGAGCCAATCTGAACGCAGAAGTTTCTCCTTAAG TCTCATGGACCTATGTAACTTTGGTGGGGTGGACTATAATTCGCCAGATTGGTTAGAGGATGATGAAGATTTGCCATCCTCACGCTCTGCGTCGCTGAGCTCAGACATCTCAGTGTTCTCTTCTGTGACTCTTCTGAGCACTGATGAACTAGATCGCTTATTGGATGATGTCAAGAGCTTGGGAGACGACACCCTGAAG AAATATGAAGACGTGCAAGTGGTTGTGTTACACAAGGAGGTGGGGAGTGGCTTAGGATTTACCTTGGCAGGGGGAGTGGATCAGAATAAACCAGTCACA GTCCACAGAATAATCTCAGGTGGGGTAGCAGCACAGGAAGGCTCCATCTTCGAGGGTGCTCAGGTGCTGTCAATCAACGGCACTGCCCTCCAGAACTCTGCCCACTGGGAGGCTCTGCGTACACTGAGAAAAGCAAAAGGACAGGGAATGGCAGTGGTTGTTCTTCAGAGTGGCAACAGCAGAAAAGATGTCACTGAAAAAACAGGAATCACAG GGAGGAGAGTCCGTGTGACTCTGAACAAGTCCAGCTCTGATCTTGGCTTTAGTCTCGAAGGAGGGGTGGGCTCCAGCTCAGGAGACAAACCCCTCACTATACAAAAAATCTTCCGTG GTGGACCAATTAGTGAAGTGTTCCCTGGGGATGAACTGTTAGAGGTGCAGGGTCGAAGTTTGGAGGGCCTGATGCGTCTTGAGGCTTGGAACCTCATAAAGAAGTTGCCCTCTGGTCCAGTGGACATCTTATTACACCGTCCTCATCAACTACATTGA
- the aqp10a gene encoding aquaporin-10a, producing MSQVKKIMKRMKVKNELARQIMGEVLGTFVLLLFGCAAAAQVKTSRETKGQFLSGNIAFSVGVMSAMYLCRAVSGAHLNPAVSLSFCVMGDLAWIKLLPYSLAQILGAYLASGLVYLIYHDAIMEFSGGVLTVFGPNETASIFATYPTDVVSVQTNFLDQVVGTAMLMLCILPLNDKRNAPAPEALLPPIVATVVLGISISMSANCGAAINPARDLGPRLFTFTAGWGTEVFTCYDYFFWIPLVAPMVGGVLGSIIYLVFIQWHLPELEDESEEINDQTKVMEHNNKKDEIYLKMSSI from the exons ATGAGTCAGGTGAAGAAGATTATGAAGAGGATGAAGGTGAAAAATGAACTGGCACGACAGATTATGGGAGAGGTCTTGGGCACTTTTGTTCTTCTG CTGTTTGGTTGTGCTGCAGCTGCTCAGGTGAAAACCAGCAGAGAAACGAAAGGGCAGTTTCTGTCTGGTAACATTGCCTTCTCTGTAGGTGTCATGTCTGCCATGTACCTCTGCAGGGCAGTATCAG GAGCTCATCTAAACCCAGCTGTGTCTCTGAGTTTCTGTGTAATGGGAGACCTGGCCTGGATAAAGCTGCTTCCCTATTCTCTTGCTCAAATTTTGGGGGCTTATCTTGCTTCTGGGCTTGTCTATCTCATCTACCATG ATGCCATCATGGAGTTCAGTGGTGGAGTCCTGACCGTATTTGGCCCTAATGAAACAGCCAGTATCTTCGCCACTTACCCAACCGATGTAGTATCAGTGCAGACCAATTTCCTGGATCAG GTGGTTGGCACAGCCATGCTGATGCTGTGCATTTTGCCTCTGAATGATAAGAGAAACGCCCCTGCTCCTGAAGCGCTGCTCCCGCCCATTGTAGCAACTGTTGTTCTTGGGATTTCCATCTCAATGTCGGCTAACTGTGGAGCAGCCATAAACCCAGCACGTGATCTTGGTCCACGACTCTTCACCTTTACAGCAGGCTGGGGCACTGAAGTCTTTAC GTGCTATGACTACTTCTTCTGGATTCCATTGGTGGCTCCTATGGTAGGGGGTGTCCTGGGCTCCATCATTTATTTGGTTTTCATCCAGTGGCATCTGCCTGAGCTTGAAGATGAATCTGAGGAGATAAATGATCAAACAAAGGTCATGgagcacaacaacaaaaaagatgagatataccttaaaatgtcttcaatttaa